One Dictyoglomus turgidum DSM 6724 DNA window includes the following coding sequences:
- the gltX gene encoding glutamate--tRNA ligase: protein MDSVRVRIAPSPTGYLHVGTAHTALFNWLFARHNKGTFILRIEDTDLARSTKEYEENIIEGLKWLGLYWDEGPYYQTQRLDLYRKYADELLRKGLAYYCYCTPEELEERRKEALAQKKPPKYDRKCLYLSDEERARYEREGRKPAIRLLVPEGKTVFNDIIRGEIEFNNEDIGDFVIMKSDGIPTYNFAVVIDDYTMGITHVIRGEDHISNTPKQLFIYQAFGWSPPEFAHLPLLLGPDRSKLSKRHGVTSVTEYKNMGYLPQALVNYLALLGWTPEENKEIYTVEELIELFDLRRVTKNPGIFDVTKLEWINTQHIRRLSLEELADLTYPFLKEAEWFKEENFKREYYLKVLTLLQERLKTLAQIREYADYFFVDDLDYDVEIAKKVCKHPDTPLYLEKIKEVWSQIQEFTAENLENSLRNLAEENQIPTKNLVHPIRVALTNKTVGPGLYEIAEVLGKDKTLKRLEKFIEFLRSL, encoded by the coding sequence ATGGATAGTGTAAGAGTAAGAATTGCTCCAAGTCCAACAGGTTATCTTCATGTAGGTACGGCGCATACCGCTTTGTTTAATTGGCTTTTTGCAAGACACAATAAGGGAACTTTTATTTTAAGAATAGAAGATACTGACCTTGCTAGATCTACAAAAGAATATGAAGAAAATATAATTGAAGGACTGAAATGGTTAGGACTTTATTGGGATGAGGGACCATACTATCAAACCCAAAGATTAGACCTATATAGAAAGTATGCTGATGAACTATTAAGAAAGGGACTTGCTTATTATTGCTATTGTACCCCTGAAGAATTAGAAGAAAGAAGAAAAGAAGCTCTTGCTCAGAAGAAACCACCTAAATACGACAGAAAATGTTTATATCTATCGGATGAAGAAAGGGCAAGATATGAAAGAGAAGGAAGAAAACCTGCCATAAGGCTTCTTGTTCCAGAAGGTAAAACAGTATTTAACGATATTATTCGAGGAGAAATAGAATTTAATAACGAAGATATTGGAGATTTTGTCATTATGAAATCGGACGGAATACCCACATACAACTTTGCAGTAGTGATCGATGACTACACTATGGGAATAACCCACGTAATAAGAGGAGAAGACCACATATCCAATACTCCAAAACAGTTATTTATATACCAAGCTTTTGGATGGAGTCCCCCTGAGTTTGCTCATCTTCCACTTCTTCTTGGCCCTGACCGATCAAAACTCTCTAAAAGACATGGCGTGACATCGGTTACGGAATATAAGAATATGGGTTATCTTCCTCAAGCATTAGTGAATTATCTTGCTCTTTTAGGATGGACTCCCGAAGAGAACAAGGAAATTTATACTGTAGAAGAATTAATTGAGCTTTTTGATCTAAGAAGAGTTACTAAAAATCCAGGCATATTTGATGTGACAAAGCTTGAATGGATAAACACCCAACATATAAGAAGATTATCCTTAGAAGAGCTTGCAGATCTTACATATCCTTTTTTAAAAGAAGCAGAATGGTTCAAAGAGGAAAATTTCAAAAGAGAATACTATCTTAAAGTGCTTACTCTTCTCCAGGAGAGACTGAAAACTCTTGCTCAAATTAGAGAATACGCTGATTACTTCTTTGTAGATGATTTAGATTATGATGTGGAAATAGCTAAAAAGGTATGCAAGCATCCTGATACTCCACTTTATTTAGAGAAAATAAAAGAGGTATGGAGCCAAATACAAGAATTTACTGCTGAAAATTTAGAAAACTCATTAAGAAACTTAGCTGAAGAAAATCAAATTCCTACCAAAAACCTTGTTCATCCAATTCGAGTTGCTCTAACTAACAAAACAGTAGGACCAGGACTTTACGAGATTGCAGAGGTGCTTGGAAAAGATAAGACTTTGAAAAGATTAGAAAAGTTTATTGAATTTTTGAGAAGTCTTTAA
- a CDS encoding YaaC family protein: MIRRSPYKNLLKYEKKLSTNLGEGERFFLHYTLIQAKSNLEIGEKSDYFVSPLLFFYGLVALSKIIILMKSKTIPREVLHGLTVRVAGDKSVDWTKDYDPRVETVLIKEKGLFPTFYKAISPYSLPEGEKYTLGDLFLFLNRKTSLDNLAIHYLILFLLSMLARYEPQKWGWAYERSSFSRELQTYLKIVGRDIYDLWREKIKL, translated from the coding sequence ATGATAAGGCGCTCTCCCTATAAAAACCTTTTAAAATATGAGAAAAAATTATCTACTAATTTAGGAGAGGGAGAGCGTTTCTTTCTTCACTATACATTAATACAAGCAAAAAGTAATTTAGAAATAGGAGAGAAATCCGATTATTTTGTTTCCCCCTTACTATTTTTTTATGGATTAGTAGCTCTTTCCAAAATAATAATTTTAATGAAGTCAAAAACTATCCCACGAGAAGTTCTCCATGGACTTACCGTAAGAGTAGCAGGAGATAAATCTGTAGATTGGACAAAAGATTATGATCCAAGAGTTGAGACTGTACTCATAAAAGAAAAGGGACTTTTTCCTACTTTTTACAAAGCCATTTCTCCCTATTCCCTTCCAGAAGGAGAAAAATATACCTTAGGTGATTTATTTTTATTCCTTAATAGAAAAACATCTCTTGATAACTTAGCTATTCATTACTTAATACTTTTTCTTCTGAGCATGCTTGCAAGATATGAACCTCAGAAATGGGGATGGGCTTATGAAAGATCTTCTTTCTCAAGAGAATTACAGACTTATTTAAAAATTGTGGGAAGAGACATTTATGATCTCTGGAGAGAAAAAATCAAATTATAA
- a CDS encoding polyprenyl synthetase family protein has product MDVNEIQKFLLIIENKLQENWNKFSSNISIHLITAYHMGWVGEDLTPLANIRRGKRLRPLFCVLVNQTLGGFLDDALEIGSAIEFLHNFSLVHDDIQDRDEKRHGRWTVWKIWGEAQAINVGDLLFNMVFQVLTNLKSPVLLSKSLKELTETIRELIEGQYLDISFEKRKDISLKEYLMMIDKKTAKLFSTSFYLGAFSATYKEDLSKIFQEIGRDFGLFFQIADDAIGIWGDPEKTGKNAFVDLWRKKKTYPILYLYSESSEKEKLRIEEIWGREIVTEKDIEYLLDHLERKRVKEATFNLAEKYFDEGYKKLLSFQDLYNISLLRKLFEDYYNLIFSLQRS; this is encoded by the coding sequence ATGGATGTGAATGAAATTCAAAAGTTTTTGTTAATTATAGAAAATAAACTTCAAGAGAATTGGAATAAATTCTCTTCTAATATATCAATTCATTTAATCACAGCCTATCATATGGGGTGGGTCGGTGAAGACTTAACTCCTCTTGCTAATATTAGGCGGGGAAAGAGATTAAGACCCCTATTTTGTGTTTTAGTAAATCAAACCTTAGGTGGTTTCTTAGATGATGCATTAGAGATAGGTTCTGCTATTGAATTTTTACATAATTTTTCTTTAGTTCATGATGATATTCAGGATAGAGATGAGAAAAGGCATGGTAGATGGACTGTTTGGAAGATATGGGGAGAGGCTCAAGCGATAAATGTGGGAGATCTACTTTTTAACATGGTTTTTCAGGTACTTACAAACTTAAAATCTCCTGTTTTGCTTTCCAAATCCTTAAAAGAACTGACAGAGACTATAAGAGAACTTATCGAAGGGCAATATCTTGATATTTCTTTTGAAAAGAGAAAGGATATTAGTCTTAAGGAATATTTAATGATGATAGATAAAAAAACTGCTAAATTATTTTCTACAAGTTTTTATCTTGGTGCTTTCTCGGCTACCTATAAAGAAGATCTTTCAAAGATATTTCAAGAAATAGGGAGAGATTTTGGTTTATTTTTCCAAATTGCTGATGATGCTATAGGTATATGGGGTGATCCTGAGAAAACGGGAAAAAATGCTTTTGTAGATCTTTGGAGAAAAAAGAAAACTTATCCTATTCTATATTTATATTCCGAATCTTCTGAAAAAGAAAAATTAAGAATAGAAGAGATATGGGGGAGAGAGATTGTTACAGAGAAGGATATCGAATATCTTTTAGACCATTTAGAAAGGAAAAGAGTTAAAGAGGCGACCTTCAATCTTGCTGAAAAATATTTTGATGAGGGGTATAAAAAACTTTTATCTTTTCAAGACTTGTACAATATTTCCCTCCTAAGAAAACTCTTTGAAGACTATTATAATTTGATTTTTTCTCTCCAGAGATCATAA
- a CDS encoding ThuA domain-containing protein — MERVLAIVGDYYHPEEKIKETLEFVLKNTYWVDYASINNFSMLIREDPYLVIIGRENKLNPQDKNSLIWMDDEIENLLVDYVSNGGRLLVMHSGLASYDVSGKYVRELTRGYFKYHPERKMVKYYGRYPDKDKDIYFEIFDEHYFVEVDKESTNIFLYSTSLDGESVAGWYHEYGKGKILCLTPAHNEALANENLRKLLRDLILWM; from the coding sequence ATGGAAAGGGTCCTTGCAATTGTTGGAGATTATTATCATCCTGAAGAGAAAATCAAAGAGACCTTAGAGTTTGTTTTAAAGAACACTTATTGGGTTGATTATGCTTCAATTAATAATTTTTCTATGCTAATAAGAGAAGATCCCTATTTAGTTATTATAGGAAGAGAAAATAAGTTAAACCCTCAAGACAAAAATTCTCTTATTTGGATGGATGACGAAATTGAAAATCTTTTGGTAGATTATGTGTCTAATGGAGGGAGACTTCTGGTGATGCATTCAGGCTTAGCCTCCTATGACGTAAGTGGAAAATATGTGAGAGAACTTACAAGAGGATATTTTAAGTATCATCCTGAGAGAAAAATGGTAAAATACTATGGTAGGTATCCTGATAAGGATAAAGATATATATTTCGAGATTTTTGATGAACATTATTTTGTAGAGGTGGATAAAGAAAGTACAAATATTTTCTTGTATTCTACCTCCCTTGATGGAGAGTCTGTTGCAGGATGGTATCATGAGTATGGAAAAGGGAAAATATTGTGTCTTACTCCTGCCCATAATGAGGCTTTAGCTAATGAGAATTTAAGGAAATTACTAAGGGATTTAATATTATGGATGTGA
- a CDS encoding VOC family protein, whose amino-acid sequence MSNEILGTDMVVQIGIIVKDIEKAVEEFSRIFNVVKPEIIITDVYEKAHTEYKGKPTSARAKLAFFKNFKNVEIEFIEPDENPSTWREFLDKHGEGVHHLAFLVKGTDEIVRRFKNYGIEVAQKGDYTGGKYTYLDSFEKLKFIIELLENF is encoded by the coding sequence ATGTCAAATGAAATTTTAGGCACCGATATGGTGGTTCAGATTGGTATTATTGTAAAGGATATAGAGAAAGCTGTGGAGGAATTTTCAAGGATTTTTAATGTAGTAAAACCAGAAATAATAATTACTGATGTTTACGAGAAAGCTCATACAGAGTATAAAGGGAAACCTACATCTGCAAGAGCGAAGCTTGCGTTTTTTAAGAATTTTAAAAATGTGGAGATAGAATTTATAGAACCTGACGAAAATCCCTCTACGTGGAGAGAATTTTTAGATAAGCACGGAGAAGGAGTTCATCATTTGGCTTTTTTGGTTAAAGGAACAGACGAAATTGTGAGAAGATTTAAAAATTATGGAATTGAAGTAGCTCAAAAAGGGGATTACACAGGAGGAAAGTATACTTATCTTGACTCCTTTGAAAAGTTAAAATTTATAATTGAGCTTCTTGAGAATTTTTAA
- the nadD gene encoding nicotinate-nucleotide adenylyltransferase: MKIGILGGTFDPIHYGHLWFAEYAREKFKLDKVFFIPNRVPSHREIPIATSKQRYEMVLLATLNNPYFEVLPIELEREGVSYMVDTIRDLSTYFSNAELYLLLGNDAFRDFLKWKDPYKIVEKVSIIVGSRGEEYYTNDLKDFIKTFENKIFFLDFPYYPISAKEIRDRVKKGLSIKYLVPENVEEYIIKNSVYCEEDQKDVK; the protein is encoded by the coding sequence ATGAAGATAGGTATTTTAGGTGGAACTTTTGATCCAATACATTATGGGCATCTCTGGTTTGCAGAATACGCCAGAGAGAAATTTAAACTTGACAAGGTATTTTTTATACCTAATAGAGTACCTTCTCATAGGGAAATCCCTATTGCAACCTCAAAACAGAGATATGAAATGGTCCTTTTGGCCACTCTTAATAATCCTTATTTTGAGGTTCTTCCTATTGAACTTGAGAGAGAAGGGGTTTCTTACATGGTAGATACTATTAGAGATCTTTCTACATATTTCTCTAATGCAGAGCTTTATCTTTTATTAGGAAATGATGCTTTTCGAGATTTTTTGAAATGGAAAGATCCTTACAAAATTGTTGAAAAAGTCAGTATTATAGTTGGAAGTAGAGGAGAAGAATATTATACTAATGATTTGAAAGACTTTATTAAAACTTTTGAAAATAAGATATTCTTTTTAGACTTTCCTTACTATCCAATATCCGCAAAAGAGATAAGAGATAGGGTAAAGAAAGGCTTGTCTATAAAATATCTTGTTCCTGAGAATGTGGAAGAGTATATTATTAAAAATAGTGTATATTGTGAGGAGGATCAAAAGGATGTCAAATGA
- the obgE gene encoding GTPase ObgE yields the protein MFIDRAKIYVKAGDGGNGCIAFRREKFVPKGGPAGGDGGKGGDVIIEADENLDTLLDFHYKRHYYAERGEHGKGKNQKGKDGKDLVIKVPVGTLIFDVETGELLADLVSHGQRVVVAKGGKGGRGNAHFATSTRQTPYFAEKGEKGEERWLYLELKLLADVGLLGLPNAGKSTLLSRISNATPEIAPYPFTTKTPNLGVVEREDITFTVADIPGLIEGAHENKGMGDEFLRHIERTSVLVFVLDAADMVNPPQRAYEILKKELYLYSPKLLEKPRIIAINKIDLPEAQERIPEIEEWLKNEGVPYVFISAKEGINIDKLLELMEKYVKEKKESIPVVEIEKEIEELKQENKKQEIPEIIKEGDLWILKDKKTESLANKLDLYNPQAFSYFLNYAKRRGIIKLINRAKIKDDEEIKIGNYVFKYNSKNNSLELIE from the coding sequence ATGTTTATTGATAGGGCAAAAATATATGTAAAAGCTGGAGATGGTGGAAACGGGTGTATAGCATTCCGTAGGGAGAAGTTTGTACCCAAGGGTGGACCCGCTGGAGGTGATGGTGGTAAAGGTGGAGATGTAATAATTGAGGCAGATGAAAATTTAGATACTCTTCTTGATTTTCATTATAAGAGGCACTATTATGCGGAAAGAGGAGAGCACGGTAAGGGGAAGAATCAAAAAGGTAAAGATGGTAAGGATCTTGTGATAAAGGTACCAGTAGGGACATTGATATTTGATGTTGAGACTGGAGAGCTTCTTGCGGATTTAGTAAGCCATGGACAGAGAGTTGTAGTAGCAAAAGGAGGTAAAGGGGGTAGAGGCAATGCACACTTTGCTACTTCTACAAGGCAAACTCCGTATTTTGCTGAGAAAGGAGAAAAAGGCGAAGAAAGATGGCTTTATCTTGAGTTAAAACTTCTTGCAGATGTGGGACTTTTAGGCCTTCCGAATGCTGGAAAATCAACTCTCCTTTCAAGAATTTCAAATGCAACCCCAGAGATAGCTCCTTATCCCTTTACTACAAAAACTCCTAACTTAGGCGTGGTAGAAAGAGAAGATATTACTTTTACTGTTGCTGACATACCTGGGCTTATAGAAGGTGCTCATGAAAATAAAGGAATGGGAGATGAGTTTCTTAGGCACATAGAAAGGACCTCAGTGTTAGTATTTGTGCTCGATGCTGCAGATATGGTAAATCCTCCTCAGAGGGCTTATGAGATATTGAAGAAGGAACTATATCTTTATAGTCCAAAACTTTTAGAAAAACCAAGGATTATAGCTATTAATAAAATAGATCTTCCTGAAGCTCAGGAAAGAATTCCTGAGATAGAAGAATGGCTAAAAAATGAAGGTGTTCCCTATGTATTTATATCAGCAAAAGAAGGTATTAATATAGACAAACTTTTAGAGCTAATGGAAAAATATGTGAAAGAAAAAAAAGAAAGTATTCCAGTGGTTGAAATAGAGAAAGAAATAGAGGAACTAAAACAAGAGAATAAAAAGCAGGAGATTCCAGAGATAATTAAAGAGGGAGATCTTTGGATATTAAAAGATAAAAAGACGGAAAGTCTTGCTAATAAACTTGATTTATACAATCCTCAGGCTTTTTCATACTTCTTAAACTATGCTAAAAGACGAGGTATAATAAAATTGATAAATAGAGCAAAAATAAAGGACGATGAAGAAATAAAGATAGGAAATTATGTGTTTAAATACAATTCGAAAAATAATTCTCTGGAGCTTATAGAATGA
- the rpmA gene encoding 50S ribosomal protein L27 — protein sequence MAHKKSGGASRNGRDSNPKYLGVKRFEGQLVEAGNILVRQRGTKIYPGMNVGMGRDFTLYALQPGIVKFSIKHGKKYVNVLSIQ from the coding sequence ATGGCTCACAAAAAATCAGGTGGTGCAAGCAGAAACGGAAGAGATAGTAATCCTAAATATTTGGGAGTTAAAAGATTTGAGGGACAATTGGTAGAAGCAGGCAATATACTTGTAAGACAAAGAGGTACGAAAATCTATCCTGGGATGAATGTGGGGATGGGTAGAGATTTTACCCTTTATGCCTTGCAGCCTGGAATTGTTAAATTCTCCATAAAGCATGGCAAAAAGTATGTAAATGTACTTTCTATTCAATAG
- the rplU gene encoding 50S ribosomal protein L21 yields the protein MFVVVETGGKQYKVSVGSMVNVEKLKANVGDEVVLDKVLLVGKEDEVIIGQPYVEGAKVIAKVVRQDKYPKVIVFKFKRKKHYRRKYGHRQPYTQLSIKEIVLPH from the coding sequence ATGTTTGTGGTAGTAGAGACAGGAGGAAAACAATACAAAGTAAGTGTTGGAAGTATGGTGAATGTGGAGAAACTAAAAGCAAATGTAGGTGATGAGGTAGTTTTAGATAAAGTACTATTGGTGGGAAAAGAAGATGAGGTAATTATTGGTCAACCCTATGTGGAGGGAGCAAAGGTCATAGCAAAGGTGGTTAGACAGGATAAGTATCCCAAGGTAATTGTATTTAAGTTTAAAAGAAAAAAGCATTACAGAAGAAAATACGGACACAGACAACCTTATACTCAACTATCCATTAAAGAAATAGTTCTACCTCATTAG
- a CDS encoding DUF362 domain-containing protein — protein MNKVAITRTKDDIYKSVGDAIDLIGGIEKYVKRGDIVLIKPNAFISKEEKGFISDSQVVLSLAKLCKEQGAKEVYIGERTPTVFKWYKKEEINFAKVICFDDPPHNLKTLPEAEVIKSAVPIPPIVEECDVFINVPGLRFHALTIISNGMKNIMGIMPKETTLLIHVSGLEDAIVDLNRFRKSDLVITTAINTLVGNFPVGGYGIESNTLIVGDNVVAVDSIAARVLKVDPYKIRHLTLAKKFSLGPIDLSEIELLGVPIESLEWREKIVEPTLEYEEFRDKINIIDPSKSCPSCKRAMASGIAGIFEEDPNADLKDITVVIGPVEDLNKYKLTKKLILFGNCTFPYKDQGLYVQGCPPRANMAKQAIKKIMEGK, from the coding sequence ATGAACAAGGTTGCTATAACAAGGACAAAGGATGATATATACAAATCAGTTGGAGATGCTATAGACCTAATTGGTGGAATAGAAAAATACGTAAAAAGAGGAGACATAGTCTTGATAAAGCCTAATGCATTTATTAGCAAGGAAGAAAAAGGATTCATTTCTGACTCTCAAGTAGTATTATCTCTTGCTAAACTTTGTAAAGAGCAAGGAGCAAAAGAAGTATATATTGGAGAAAGAACTCCTACCGTTTTTAAATGGTACAAGAAAGAAGAGATAAATTTTGCAAAAGTTATATGTTTCGACGATCCTCCTCATAATTTAAAAACTTTACCTGAGGCAGAAGTAATTAAATCTGCAGTTCCTATTCCTCCAATTGTGGAAGAATGCGATGTGTTTATAAATGTTCCTGGACTAAGATTTCATGCTTTAACAATAATTTCTAATGGAATGAAAAATATAATGGGAATTATGCCTAAAGAAACTACTTTGCTAATTCATGTATCAGGTTTAGAAGACGCCATAGTAGATCTAAATAGATTTAGAAAGAGTGACCTTGTAATAACTACTGCAATAAACACCCTTGTAGGAAATTTCCCTGTGGGTGGCTATGGCATAGAAAGCAATACACTAATCGTAGGAGACAACGTGGTAGCGGTAGATTCTATAGCTGCAAGAGTATTAAAAGTAGATCCTTATAAGATAAGACATCTAACTCTTGCAAAGAAATTTAGCCTTGGTCCTATAGATCTTTCCGAGATTGAGCTCTTGGGTGTACCTATAGAATCTCTTGAGTGGAGAGAGAAAATTGTAGAGCCAACATTAGAATATGAAGAATTTAGAGATAAAATTAACATTATTGACCCATCAAAAAGTTGTCCTAGTTGTAAAAGAGCAATGGCAAGTGGAATTGCTGGTATCTTTGAAGAAGATCCAAACGCTGATTTGAAGGATATAACTGTGGTAATTGGACCTGTAGAGGATTTAAACAAATATAAACTCACAAAAAAATTAATCCTTTTTGGAAATTGTACTTTTCCCTATAAAGATCAAGGATTATATGTACAAGGATGTCCACCAAGAGCAAATAT